The window CTAGCTCAAATCCTTCAGGACGTTTTAAGAGAGATCTTGTAGCATCAATACCAATTTTTGCAGTTTTCAGATTCTTTTGATCACTAGAAGGATCTAGACTAGAACCTCTTACATTTTTTATTATTACCAAATCTTTATCAGCTTGAAATCTTGTAGCCATTGCATATTCGACGGATTCAGCATTATTAGGATCAATGTCTTCATCTACTACCGTAACTTGTTTTAATGAGCGATGTGATTCAAACGTTTTTTTAATTATTTTTTTTGGATCAGCATCAGTTTTCTTTTTTATCTGCACAACTGCATGTAACCAATTACATCCTCCATTTGTCATAGATACTTTTTTAGTTTGAGGGAATGTTTTTTTCAATTCTCCATTTAATTTTGATTCAATTGGCATTCCCATCAATAATCGATGTTCTGAAAAACCAGAAAGAATATCATGAAAAATAGGATTGTTCCTATAATACAGAGATTCCAACTCAAAAATCGGTTGAGAACGATGATGATCATAAGTTTGAAGCATTTCGACCATCCATTCAGGATGAGTTTTATCTTGAAGAATTTTTCCTTCCATTACAATTTCAGTTCCAGATGGAACATGTAATCCGGTGTAAGGTAGCTTAGACAAAGTAAGTTTAGATCCTAACAGAGAATTTGCAATGTAAATTTCATCTTTTCCCCATTCAGCTTGATATGCACCAGCAATTGATATAGCTGGATGAACGCCTATAGTTACAGCAATTTTAAGATCTTCATGGTGTTCTTTTGCATTAACGAAGCACCGATGAAGATGTCTTCCTTCAACCATTCTAATTGAAAAATGAGTTTTATCAATCGGCATCATTCTATGGAATGATGAATTTTGTTCTCCGGTTTCAGGATTCTTAACATATGCAATAGAAGAAG is drawn from Candidatus Nitrosarchaeum limnium SFB1 and contains these coding sequences:
- a CDS encoding UbiD family decarboxylase, with protein sequence MIKKSGELKTVKKRVSTKYEIAGITAKIDGSSAVLFENIAESNFHLISNLVGTRKRFAQAIGSSEEQIHQTMISAIKKAKKPKIIPTGKFMENKSKDISIMPIVTHFEKESGPFITSSIAYVKNPETGEQNSSFHRMMPIDKTHFSIRMVEGRHLHRCFVNAKEHHEDLKIAVTIGVHPAISIAGAYQAEWGKDEIYIANSLLGSKLTLSKLPYTGLHVPSGTEIVMEGKILQDKTHPEWMVEMLQTYDHHRSQPIFELESLYYRNNPIFHDILSGFSEHRLLMGMPIESKLNGELKKTFPQTKKVSMTNGGCNWLHAVVQIKKKTDADPKKIIKKTFESHRSLKQVTVVDEDIDPNNAESVEYAMATRFQADKDLVIIKNVRGSSLDPSSDQKNLKTAKIGIDATRSLLKRPEGFELAKIPKIDKIKLEHYFK